Below is a window of Carassius auratus strain Wakin chromosome 50, ASM336829v1, whole genome shotgun sequence DNA.
AAAGGTTGACATGAAGTACTCGGCTAGCACGATCTTGCCCTGGAATGACCACTTCATACGTGGTGGGACCTAGCTGGTTCCTGATCTCGAAGGGGCCCTGCCACTTGGCCAACAGCTTGCTCTCCTGACTCGGCAGCATCACAAGTACTCTGTCTCCAACCACAAAGCCTCTTTCCCGTGCCGATTGGTCGTACCATGTTTTTTGGTGCTTCTGGGCCTCCATCAGGTGGGTTTGAGCCAAAGTCCTCATTTTCTCCAGACGTTCCCTCATTTGCAAGACATAAGACACAATTTTAATAGGCTCACTCTCACCATGGTCTCCTTCCCAGACTTCTTTAAGTAGTGTCAGAGGTCCCCGAACTTCATGGCCGTATAAGAGCTCAAACGGAGAAAACCCGGTAGAAGCCTGGGGTACTTCTCTATAAGCAAAAAGAAGATACGGGAGCCATTGGTCCCAGTCCCGGCCAGTCTCACCAACAAATTTCCGCAGCATTTGTTTCAATGTCTGATTAAATCGTTCTGTGAGCCCATCAGTTTGAGGATGGTAAGGTGTTGTCCGCAAACTTTTAATACCCAGCAACTGGTAGACTTGTTTCAGGAGATTGGACATGAAATTGGTCCCTTGGTCAGTGAGAATTTCAGCTGGCAGTCCGACTCTGGAAAAGAACTGGACTAGACAATTTGCAACATATTTAGCTTTGACAGACTTTAAAGGAAATACCTCTGGGTACCTCGTAGCATAATCGGTGATCACCAGTAGAAACCGGTTACCTGCACAGCTCTTTTCCACAGGGCCAACGACATCCATGCCCAGACGTTCGAATGGTGTACTGATTACAGGAAGGGGCTGGAGGGGCACTCTTGATGGACGTTTGATGGATACTTTTTGACAATCAGGGCAACTTTTACAGTACTGGGCAACATCCGTTTCCAAGCCGGGCCAGTAAAAGTGTCTTTTGATACGTGCAGTGGTTTTCTTTTTCCCTAGGTGGCCAGCCCAGGGAATGGAATGGCTCAGGTGAAGGACAACCTCTCGAGTATCCTGCGGAACCACCAGCTGTTTTACCAGTCCGATCTGGCGGTAGAGTATGCCCTGTTCAAATACAAAATGCTCACCCTTGTCATTAGTGGGTCCCTCCCCTGTGGTCTCCTGGTTTGCTTTCTGTAGGCAAACAGCAAGACTAACATCTTTTTGCTGTAATGCAATTATGTTAGTAGGCAGCTGGACATGTGGGGTTAGATTGCATGTGCTCTCTACGGGCAATTGGGAGGCATTATACTCAAGCTTTGCTCGTCTCTTTTGACGTTTAGATTTTCTTGATTTTGGAATGCCCATCGCTAAATCTACGTCATAAAAGGGCAGTGTCGAAAGAGTCTGTATCGCTTCTTCCGGCTGCTTTGCCATGGCCCTTGTTATCACTATGTTGCACTGCTGCACGGGCTTGACCAGATCTAGGAGCACTGGTAAATCACGACCAAGAACTACGGGATACGGAAGATTATCTGCTACCCCTACTTCTAACAGGTAGGTTTGACCTTCAACCCCAATATATAGGTCTGCAGTGGGCACCATTCTTTCCTCCCCATGTACGCAGCAGATGGGTAATTTATTATAGGCCCTAATTAAAGATGGAGCCACAAATTTCCTGTTCACCAGAGTCTGGTCACTCCCAGTATCCACTAGGGCCTTCAGTTCTTTCCCGTTTACGGTCACCGTCTTGATCTGTAACAGTACCTTTGGTTTGGTTATCTTTGCTGCACTGCCTCTGGGAACATAACACAAGTTAGTTAGTTTAGCAGCATTTTGTGGGCAGGCTGGCCTTGTGTGGCCCTCTTGTCCGCACTGGAAACAAATGACTGGTCCTCTTAAAATGTTATGCCGTCTAACTTCTGGAAAATCTCCCTTGGGAGACTTACCCGCCCCAGGCACCGGTTTCTGATGGAACGGGGCCCGTCGGGAGTCACTACCAGTTGTCCAACTCCACGGTTGATTCTTTTTTCTTGCAGCCACAAAGACATCAGCTAATGACGCGGCATCCGTTGCGGTCCTAGGGTCCCGTTCCCGGACCCAGACCTGGAGTTCAGGAGAAAGCATGCGAAGATACTGTTCTAGAATGATCATTTCACCCACCTCTTCGATGGTTTTCTCCCGGGGTCTAATCCACTTGCCATAGAGTTCCTTCAGCCTTATGTACAGTTCTTTTGGACTCTCGGATGGATTGACATCTAAGGAGCGAAACCTCTGTCTATAGGTCTCTGCACTGATATCGTATTTAATGAGGATGGCTGCCTTGACCTTCTCATACTCGATACAATCATCCAAATCCATATTAACATATGCAGCCCTTGCTTTGCCAGTCAATAACGGAATCAAGTGAAAAGTCCAATCAGCCTTGGGCCAGCGGCAAGCTGTGGCGATTCgctcaaaagttattaaaaaatgcTCTATATCATCAGAGTCAGCTAACTTTTCCAGTCGAGGTTCACGAGGCCACATTGGTCCAGAATAATCAACATTAGGGTCAGCATCCCTTGTGTGGGAGGTAAACTGGTGAGGAGAACGTCGGGTTCCAGGATCTGCATCTCCACCCTGGCCATCAAGATAATCTAAATTAGTCGGGCGTGGCTCAGGAGTAAAGGAGGTACGAGCCTGAACCTCAGTCTGTAATAAGCTGAATTGATGTTGGAGAGCTCTAAATCGTCACTCCTGTTCTCCATACTCCTGCTTCCTTGCTGCCTCCCGGACATCCATTTTCGCCATATGGGCTCGAAACAGGCCAGTCAAATCACCCAATGATGGTTCTCTACTTGCCGCCTCCTTTTCCCCATCAAACACCTCTTTGTCTAtagtcctctcctcatctcttTCTCCTCGCTCAGTTGGAGCAAGCTTAAGAACTCCTTTCTTTGGCGGTCGACTCATAATTcctcaaaaaatataattaaacaagagggggggggggacaaAAACCTGTGTCCTCTACTGGCTtatcccaccgctgccaccataTGTCGGATATCGCCAAGTAGTAAGGCACGAGGACACAGGATTGccaacaaaaaagggttttattttacccaaaaataagaaaaaggtctcagttacaaaataaatcaacttgttcTAACAAATAATCTAGCTagactttaataaagtaaacaaaacaagttttaattcaaTATAACGAAACTTAAGAagaactgaacaaaacaaaactaacccCCTAaatgagacaacaaacaggtaTTTATCACAGACGGTGAGCTCACTTAAACAAGACAGGGGAAAACATACAATCAACACTTTATAAATCAACAAATTAGTTACAAGTTATCTAATCAAAGTAAATAgagtaacaaacaaaacaatctaataatacaaaacaacaaatattaataataaaaatagattggaaccaatcagaaataTAACTTCATTTCTTCACCCCCCCCATGACATAGCATCTAGTTGGTATCGTCCAGTGGAATGCTCAGACCATAAATATTGACTGCCGCACGCGCCTCAGCCTTTTGTCAGTCAAGACCGCGATGACGGAAAGACGCACACCTGAGTCAACGCCATTCATCCAACCTCCATGCCACGGTAACTTAAACCTTATCAATGTGTGGCCACAGATTCGGCCATCACAAATACCAATAAATGTAACTAaccaaatgataaataaataaataaaaatataatatcgaCCGACTGTAATACAATATTGACAAAAGAAATCTAATTGGCCAATAACCAAGTTGGTACagctacttaaaataaataactaaataataataataagaagaagaataaaaacatGACTGTTATATTCTCCAAACTTTAAGAAAAATACCCATCTCATCTGTTCGTTTTTGTACAATTTACTTACATCACCTACATTCCATTTTTCGAAACCATATTTTACAAAGTGTCGATTCCTTAAGATTggtttgtaaaaagaaaaaagaaaaaaaaatcaagtaaaaaaaagtcctgaccttaaataatttattgcatAATATTCAGTGACTTCCATGTTGCCTTTGCTGATAAATTTGCTTGTATGTTTGAATAAACACAGTTCAACCCATCCTGGATGAATCACAGGGCAGAAGCCAAAATGGCACTCATACAAGAAATCAAAACAGGAAAGGATTTGGCCTACCAGCCTGCAACAGCCAGCATGATGCTTTATGTGgtcaaaacagacaaaaacagaagCAGCATTTCAACAGAGGATGCTTATGTAATTAGATAGGAATGTGAATGTATAGTCACTGTCTTTGGACCTGTTAAACCAGCTGTATGATGGCAATAAACCCATAGGAATGCCTGACGATGCCTGACCTTCTGTCTATAACCAGAGGCTGAAGCCACTTGTGATCTAACTGTCAGACAGCAGAGAAACACCCTCAAAATGATGCTCTGTTGCATGTCACATCTTGCATGTGCTTATTCTTATAGCTTTTACTTTTACATATGTGGCAACTGCTAGTCAACACCCTGAAGGCATTGATGGGCGACATCTCTTTGAAGTGACAGTGACCTCAAGTTATTTTCAGCGTTGCTGATTTGACCCAACATGAGCAACAGATAgttcaactttatgcaaatgagcagtaGCATAATGGGAGAGCTGGTGGGAGCTCTTTGAAATCAACTTTGCTCAGAAGACAACAATTAAGATGATTAAAATCTATGGAAAATCATATTTCCACCAAGGGGAAAAAAAACGGTAATTGCGCCTATTTACcttacaattgtgactttttcttgcaaatgtgagatataaactcagaattgtgcaATATAAATGTAGAATTAAACTTGTAGACCTGCATGAAGGGAAATATGTCAGCTGAACTAAAACATGTTAGATGTACAAAACAACCCTGATACACCATCAGTACAGAATCATGAAGATACATCACACAAAATTAATATAATTCTtgcttttgtccatacaatgaaagtcaatgtggtccaatgttgttttggaccccattcaCTTTCCCTATATGACCATTGTTTTtctccaaatatcttcttttgtgttccacagaagaatgaaaTACAAGTTTGAAACctcatgatgcattttattttttggtgaactacccTTTTAAGATAAACCAGCCATTCATACAGTACTTCAGATGCTCAAACTGCACGCTAACATGTAACTCAAATGAAGTTTAGATGGAGAAAAACTAGAGCTCTTGCAGTCAAGTTAATGTAAAACTAACCTCCTGATAAAGACACCTGAGAGAAAATCTCAaatctaaaaacaacaacaaaaacttccAATCAAAAAGGAAAGGTCTTAATGGATCTGTAATACATCAGTGATAAATATATAAGTCGTCTGATCACTTCTTGACCTAAAATAACCTGACAGGTCAGGTGTTGTTCCTCATGTGGCAGGATGTCCTGAAGAAAACCACACAAGTAGTACAAAGTGCCATGTTCTGTTTAAAGTTATGGACAATTTTAATGTCAGACAATATGCTACAGAATGACTGAACCACTTTCTGTTCAATTCAATACAGTCAATAAACTGAGTTTATATTCCACTTAATTTTAAAGCTCATTCACTTTTAAGAAAAACTCATTTAATTTGCGCTTAAATGTGATGTGGCTTAAAACTCCTCAAACTCAAACGTGATAATTTATAAGTGCCCACAATATTTCATATTGCACTCACCCCATCAACCAGTCCATGCTGCTGGCAGCTGATCCACGCCAGCTCTGCTTCGACTTTAACCGGCTGCCTCAAATTACATCCAGGGCTGGATTTGGTCTTTATGGAGCTGTGCCTAAATGTATAACAGTTCTGGCCACGGAGCTGCTCCTGATTGATATGAATGCTTTCTATTCTAGGGCTCAGCTGTCAGTGCTGTGCTGGTCGTGCTGTGGGATGCCGCCGGTGCCCCGGTGCTCCGCTGCTCGTGTCTCGATGTCTGTAAGGCATGAGTGTCTATGCTCGGGTCCCGCTGCCGCTTGATTTCGGGAATCCGGAAGTGAACACAAGTCTCTCAAATCGCAAAGCGACTTTCTGCACTGAAAGACGGAAcgagccaaaaaaataaataattaaataataataataataataattattattattattattatatatatatactagtacATAGTATATATACAAAACTAGTACGCTGCCTAACTagacaggaatatatatatatatatatatatatatatatatatatatatatatatatatatatatatatatatatatatatatatatatatatatatatatatattcctgtctAGTTAGGCAGCGTACTAGTTTTGAGACACAACCACTAAGTAGTAGTATTATTCAATAGTTACGaagagtgctgtttttttttcttacactctttaaagtttatatatatatatatatatatatatatatatatatatatatatatatatatatatatatatatatatatatatagcatatttcAGAATTCATTCACGCTTTTCAGGTCTGTTCAGTTAATATTTAACTGATACATATTCTAGAAATATGCTAtgtgtttctttatttataatttcataaacTTCACTGTCCAGGTGCCGACGTTCCAGTCAGGGAATAAATAACAATCTCTCATTTCACCAACAGATGGCGCTGTAGACATGATTAAGTCATTGCGAACGCGACTGGCAGCACATCTCCATGGCAGATTTTCACACATTAATGCGGTATTCCAACCCTCCCCGAAAGGTTGATGTTCcagccttttaaaaatatatatcattacaTTTCATCAGTCATTTTTTATAGattgttttagtaatgtgttatttccttttttcttttttaattttacacatttaaaatacataagtttgcatttattaattatcaaggcaaaaTTAATTCACTAATAGTGGCGATAATCTCACGAATATGTGCAATTCTATCATGAACCGCTAGGGGCTCGCGAACACCTGCATGCGGAACAATAAGTCTTGTGTAATTGGTCATTTGTTGCGACATTTTCACTCTAGAAGATGTAACTATACAACATTTAGccgtttattttaaagaaaagacTGTAAAGATTCAGCTAGAATCGAGGAAAAAACTAATTCTGACTGAGGTTGTCAGAAGATCCTTCTTTTCAGATTGTGTTTATGTGGGGTCGAACAGCTGAAGACTAAAAGGAGAGCAACTTGAAgtgaacatttcaaaatgtactttatactccacttttgtgcattttaaaagaataattccagctaaaaattaaaatgtgactatCATTTAGGCTAAGTGGGCCACATAATAAAGTTAGCAGAAGCAGAATGACATGCCACTATTTTAAGGGCTAATAGCACCACCAGTCAAGTAGTTAATAGGGTTTATTGCTTTATATTGTTCATGAAGTCCTTTTACAACTTTGTGTGAAACACAGAGCGAATATAGGCTATAGCAAATATATATTCAAGCATGCCATCTCAAGATGTGTCAAGCCAGTTTCAATGACTTAGCTCGCATGTCTCCTGAAATAGTTACTTAAAtctctgctgaaaaaaaacagcatatgctggttaggtatatgttttgatgctggtttatgctggtcctttgctggtttaagatggtcctttgctggtttaagatggtcctttgctggtttaagttGGTCGTTTGCTGGgttaagatggtcctttgctggtttaagctggtcctttactggtttaagatggtcatttGCTGGTTAAGATGGTCCTTTGTTTGTtaaagctggtcctttgctggtttaagattgtcatttgctggtttaagcttgtcatttgctggttttagctggtcctttgctggttttagctggtcctttgctggtttaagatggtaatttgctggtttaagcttgtcatttgctggttttagctggtcctttgctggttttagctggtcctttgctggtttaagatggtaaTTTGCTGGTTTAAGCTTGTCATTTGCTGGTTttagatggtcctttgctggttttagctagtcctttgctggtttaagatggtcatttgctggtttaagcttgtcatttgctggttttagctggtcctttgctggtttaagcttgtcatttgctggtttaagcttgtcctttgctggttttagctggtcctttgctggtttaagatggtaatttgctggtttaagatggtcctttttCTGGTTAAtgttggtcctttgctggtttgagcttgtcctttgctggtttatgctggtcatatggtggcaaaggaccagcataaaccatcaaaaggaccagcttaaatcagcaaaggaccatctccacccagcatcaaaacatacctaaccagcatatacAGTTTTTAATCAGGGAATAcattctgttcctcacacaaagcctTAAAATAGAGTTGACAAGTCTTTATAATGCTTATTTTTGGagtcactttcattgtatggaaaaggaCAACCTGGACATACTGTTAAACTTCTCTTTTTTGAAAGTCATGTGGGTTTGGGATGACACGCAGATGAGTAAAATATGAAAGAACTATTTCTTTTAAGGTTATGACCAGGTCTTACATGAAATCTTAGCACACAAGGTTGATTCCCTTTAGACATTTACCTTCTGCGAATACTGTACAAATCAATACACATCTCTCTGATTCCAGACACGCCGTCTCCTGTCTTTCCCTGAGCGATGTGCTCGGCGCCTGAGGACTCAGACCTACCTGTGATTCAAGAGCACATCTGGCCCACCTGACAATTATAAATGGTGTCTCCTTTCATTGGCATCACTGAAATCACAGGAGAGTAGACGTGATGAATGTGGAAGGAGAAAGAGGTGCTCTGAATAATACATGACCGCTATTTCTCCTTGATGAGAAATAAACGAGGAACAACAATGTCCCCAACATCCAAAAGATGGCAGTACTATACAAAGGCCGACAAAACTGTGGTGAAAAGTTAAGTACATTGGTCAAACAAAATTACTTAATTgtatataacccccccccccccaaatgaaaacatttgtatAATCGTTCTTTCTTTCAATATCTTGGGTAAAAGAGTTAAATAGTTGAGCTTGACAAATGCAGTCGTTAAGATTTGTGTAACAATTGAGAAAATGTAATGAAACAATTTGCTCGTCTTCCGTATACAAaggttaaatgtaaaaatgtcttaattttaatgACGAATTAATGaattataactataataattaatattaattaaataattaattaagtgGAAACTATGttcaattaaaaattacatttaaagaaatgtCCCTACAATTATTATTgtcaaaataattacaatttacaattacatACAGTCAAGAAGGGCCAAGACCCCCATTTTCAGGAggaatatatatttgttataaagttttttattattattattttttaaagccatttttaaaagtaatggtGCATTACCCCATAAAAAGTAACTACTTTTAACTTACTCGTTGTGaaaattaatgcattacattacttgtgTTACGTgtaaaagtaactcagatatttaaacaattttaaagaaatgcaGAACTTTACTAGTTAGGTCACTTGAAAAATGTAATCTGATTACTCGTAATGTGTAATCTGTTACTTGTAATGTATTACCCCAACACTGAACACATCTCATTGAC
It encodes the following:
- the LOC113067092 gene encoding uncharacterized protein LOC113067092 — translated: MWPREPRLEKLADSDDIEHFLITFERIATACRWPKADWTFHLIPLLTGKARAAYVNMDLDDCIEYEKVKAAILIKYDISAETYRQRFRSLDVNPSESPKELYIRLKELYGKWIRPREKTIEEVGEMIILEQYLRMLSPELQVWVRERDPRTATDAASLADVFVAARKKNQPWSWTTGSDSRRAPFHQKPVPGAGKSPKGDFPEVRRHNILRGPVICFQCGQEGHTRPACPQNAAKLTNLCYVPRGSAAKITKPKVLLQIKTVTVNGKELKALVDTGSDQTLVNRKFVAPSLIRAYNKLPICCVHGEERMVPTADLYIGVEGQTYLLEVGVADNLPYPVVLGRDLPVLLDLVKPVQQCNIVITRAMAKQPEEAIQTLSTLPFYDVDLAMGIPKSRKSKRQKRRAKLEYNASQLPVESTCNLTPHVQLPTNIIALQQKDVSLAVCLQKANQETTGEGPTNDKGEHFVFEQGILYRQIGLVKQLVVPQDTREVVLHLSHSIPWAGHLGKKKTTARIKRHFYWPGLETDVAQYCKSCPDCQKVSIKRPSRVPLQPLPVISTPFERLGMDVVGPVEKSCAGNRFLLVITDYATRYPEVFPLKSVKAKYVANCLVQFFSRVGLPAEILTDQGTNFMSNLLKQVYQLLGIKSLRTTPYHPQTDGLTERFNQTLKQMLRKFVGETGRDWDQWLPYLLFAYREVPQASTGFSPFELLYGHEVRGPLTLLKEVWEGDHGESEPIKIVSYVLQMRERLEKMRTLAQTHLMEAQKHQKTWYDQSARERGFVVGDRVLVMLPSQESKLLAKWQGPFEIRNQLGPTTYEVVIPGQDRASRVLHVNLLKKWVSRPEQRAQVMMIRHVKEEEEWEDQYLPRPVAGNIHLEHLPEDQQSQVRALCTPETFSEYPGLTSLIQHDVILKPDAAVRRMSYRIPERLQEDLKEEVNLMLRLGIIEPSKSEWCHPVVLVPKKDGSIRFCIDFRYLNSVSQFDSYPTPRIDALIDRLGKAKYLTTIDLSKGYWQIPLTQQARPLTAFRTPWGLFHFRVLPFGLHGAPATFQRLIDQVLHGLTFAAAYLDDIVIYSTTWEEHVQHLQEVLQRLQEAGLTVNPAKCAVARTETDYLGFVIGNGVVRPQVKKVQALEEAPIPQTRKELRSFLGMAGFYNRFIPHFSSRAALLTDMVGVRCPNQCQWSEERMTAFRDIQSALRENAVLYSPDFDQEFIVQTDASERGIGAVLVQGPPGERRPVAFISRKLFPREVRYSTIEKECLAVKWALDSLRYYLLGREFKLETDHKALQWLERMKNTNGRITRWYLAMQPFRFTVQHVPGKSNVTADYFSRCIHEMPEGRGCVMAESVATH